From the genome of Gracilibacillus salitolerans, one region includes:
- a CDS encoding YrvL family regulatory protein, with product MPQHNNDSFRDMNKKEKIITVFAIALLIFLVVGFIIGVFFFGLAGLFELLGVQYHSIWSLLGFVVSFFVLGVIVELFFKAFFKLTVRNMTGKIKIGFIRFSFEFLSNWLVLFTVDELMRSITLSLKAEIIVALLLAVLEIVFDSDKD from the coding sequence ATGCCACAACATAATAATGATTCATTTCGAGATATGAATAAAAAAGAAAAAATAATAACCGTTTTTGCAATAGCACTTCTCATTTTCCTTGTAGTCGGCTTCATAATAGGAGTCTTTTTCTTTGGGCTTGCAGGACTTTTCGAGCTTCTCGGTGTTCAGTATCATTCCATCTGGTCGCTGCTTGGCTTTGTTGTCAGCTTCTTCGTTCTAGGAGTAATTGTCGAATTGTTTTTCAAAGCTTTCTTCAAGTTGACTGTCCGTAATATGACAGGAAAGATCAAGATAGGATTTATTCGGTTCAGTTTTGAATTCCTATCAAACTGGCTAGTCCTGTTTACGGTGGATGAATTGATGAGGAGTATTACATTGTCCTTGAAAGCAGAGATCATCGTCGCATTACTGCTTGCCGTATTAGAAATAGTCTTTGATAGTGATAAAGATTAG
- a CDS encoding HIT family protein, giving the protein MTINEEWKKDRIESAHRGENPMIITKMRSGFAAIGDTQFLPGYCVLLPLKMYDSLEELDFKQRSDYLLDMSLIGEAIIKVCEPRRINYSIYGNTDAYLHAHVFPRYNWEPEERIPYPVWQYSSEKWRNPEDKYSHETHGELKKKLNKEIDELMKKAY; this is encoded by the coding sequence ATGACCATAAATGAAGAGTGGAAAAAAGATAGAATAGAATCTGCGCACCGTGGGGAAAATCCAATGATTATTACCAAAATGAGAAGTGGTTTTGCTGCCATTGGCGATACTCAATTTCTACCAGGGTATTGTGTGCTTTTACCATTAAAAATGTATGACTCACTAGAAGAACTTGATTTTAAACAACGAAGTGACTACTTATTAGATATGAGTTTGATTGGAGAAGCCATTATAAAAGTATGTGAACCTAGAAGAATTAATTATTCCATTTACGGGAATACAGACGCTTATCTACATGCACATGTGTTCCCACGCTATAATTGGGAACCAGAAGAACGAATTCCTTATCCGGTTTGGCAATACTCTAGTGAAAAATGGCGTAATCCTGAAGACAAATACTCTCATGAAACACATGGCGAATTAAAAAAGAAGTTAAATAAAGAAATCGATGAGTTAATGAAGAAAGCTTATTAA
- a CDS encoding bifunctional cytochrome P450/NADPH--P450 reductase — protein sequence MEKTTTIPQPKTYGPLGNIPLVDKDKPVLSFMELAEDYGPIFRLQTPGSTTIIVSGHELVEEVCDQSRFDKSVEGALAKVRAFSGDGLFTSWTHEANWNKAHNILMPTFSQRAMKDYHAKMVDIATQLVQKWTRLNPNEEVDVPADMTRLTLDTIGLCGFNYRFNSYYRETPHPFITSMVRSLDEAMHQLQRLDIQDKLMVRTKRQFQHDIQSMFSLVDNIITERKANGNQEENDLLSRMLNVKDPETGENLDDENIRYQIITFLIAGHETTSGLLSFALYFLLKNPDKLKKAYEEVDEVLTGPTPTYKQVLQLKYVRMILNESLRLWPTAPAFSLYAKEDTVIGGKYPIKKGEDRLTVLIPQLHRDKAAWGDAAEEFRPERFEDPEKVPHHAYKPFGNGQRACIGMQFALHEATLVLGMLLQHFEFIDDQDYQLDVKQTLTLKPGDFNIRVQSRNQSSAIAPVVETPDDDEQVEQKKVASVSGLNDRPLLVLYGSDTGTAEGVARELADTASLHGVQTEVAPLNDRVGNLPKEGAVLIVSSSYNGNPPTNAGQFIQWLEELNPGELTDVHYAVFGCGDLNWASTYQHVPRTIDELLAQKGATRFSARGEGNVSGDFEEQFDQWKSNMWSDAMNTFGLELNENIEKERNTLSLEFVSGLGSSPLARSYEAVNATIVENYELQSADSDRSTRHIEIALPQEITYQEGDHLGVLPHNSEEIVNRVVQRFKLNENDQVMLSASGRNVTHLPLNVPVSIHDLLSHSVELQEAATRAQIRELASFTSCPPHKHELEHLVEDGIYQDQILKKRISMLDLLEKYEACEMPFERFLELLPALKPRYYSISSSALVAKDRLSITVSVVSGPSWSGLGEYKGIASNYLAQCNIDDNIACFIRTPQSNFQLPENPETPIIMVGPGTGIAPFRGFLQARRIQRQKGIKLGEAHLYFGCRDPKQDYLYRQELEKDETDGLTSLHTAFSRLEGQPKTYVQHLMRQDGVPLISLLDNGAHLYVCGDGNQMAPDVENTLCQIYQEHHSVSEQEAKDWLEQLQREGRYGKDVWSGI from the coding sequence ATGGAAAAAACGACTACTATCCCTCAACCGAAAACCTATGGTCCGCTTGGTAATATCCCATTAGTAGATAAAGATAAACCAGTTTTATCCTTTATGGAACTAGCGGAAGATTACGGTCCCATTTTTCGACTTCAAACCCCAGGAAGTACCACCATTATCGTTTCTGGCCATGAACTAGTAGAAGAAGTCTGTGATCAATCACGGTTTGATAAAAGTGTTGAGGGGGCTTTAGCAAAGGTTCGTGCCTTCAGTGGAGATGGGTTGTTTACCAGCTGGACCCACGAGGCTAACTGGAATAAAGCACATAATATTCTCATGCCTACATTCAGTCAGCGGGCAATGAAGGATTACCATGCCAAGATGGTTGATATTGCCACACAACTTGTTCAAAAATGGACACGCCTGAATCCAAATGAAGAAGTGGATGTCCCCGCAGATATGACCCGTCTTACCTTAGACACGATCGGACTATGTGGTTTTAATTACCGCTTTAACAGTTATTATCGTGAGACCCCACACCCTTTTATCACCAGCATGGTTCGTTCTCTCGATGAAGCGATGCACCAATTACAGCGACTGGATATACAAGACAAACTAATGGTGAGAACAAAGCGCCAATTTCAGCATGATATTCAATCCATGTTTTCTTTAGTAGATAATATTATTACTGAACGTAAAGCCAATGGAAACCAGGAAGAAAACGACTTACTTTCCCGTATGTTAAATGTGAAGGATCCGGAAACAGGCGAAAATCTAGATGATGAAAATATTCGTTACCAAATCATCACCTTTTTAATTGCCGGGCATGAGACTACAAGTGGATTATTATCCTTTGCACTTTATTTCCTACTGAAAAATCCAGATAAATTGAAAAAAGCCTATGAAGAAGTAGACGAAGTATTAACAGGCCCCACTCCAACATATAAACAAGTTCTACAGCTTAAGTATGTTCGAATGATTTTAAATGAATCGTTACGTCTATGGCCTACTGCACCAGCATTCAGCCTTTATGCAAAAGAAGACACAGTAATTGGCGGGAAATACCCAATTAAGAAAGGGGAAGATCGTCTTACCGTTCTAATTCCACAGCTACATCGTGATAAGGCTGCATGGGGAGACGCCGCCGAAGAATTCCGTCCTGAACGGTTTGAAGACCCAGAAAAAGTCCCTCACCATGCTTATAAACCATTTGGAAATGGTCAACGGGCATGTATCGGTATGCAGTTTGCCCTTCATGAAGCTACTCTCGTACTGGGAATGCTTCTTCAACATTTTGAATTTATCGATGACCAAGACTATCAGCTTGATGTGAAGCAAACATTAACACTAAAGCCAGGCGATTTTAATATTAGAGTTCAATCTCGTAATCAATCTTCTGCCATTGCACCAGTAGTAGAGACGCCGGATGATGATGAGCAAGTCGAACAAAAGAAAGTGGCTTCTGTTTCTGGACTTAATGATCGTCCACTACTTGTTCTTTACGGCTCTGATACAGGAACAGCAGAAGGTGTTGCACGAGAGTTGGCGGACACGGCTAGTTTACACGGTGTTCAAACAGAAGTAGCACCTCTTAACGATCGAGTCGGAAATCTGCCTAAAGAAGGGGCAGTTCTTATTGTGAGTTCCTCTTATAACGGAAATCCGCCAACCAATGCCGGTCAGTTTATACAATGGCTAGAAGAATTAAACCCAGGTGAGCTTACTGATGTCCATTATGCGGTGTTTGGCTGTGGAGACCTTAACTGGGCCAGTACCTATCAGCATGTCCCAAGAACAATCGATGAACTGCTTGCCCAGAAAGGAGCAACCCGGTTCTCAGCACGTGGAGAAGGGAATGTCAGTGGAGACTTTGAAGAGCAGTTCGACCAATGGAAAAGTAACATGTGGTCGGACGCGATGAATACTTTCGGATTAGAACTCAATGAAAATATAGAAAAAGAACGGAATACATTAAGCCTTGAGTTTGTCAGTGGACTTGGAAGTTCCCCGCTTGCTCGCTCGTACGAAGCAGTGAATGCGACAATTGTAGAAAATTATGAGCTCCAATCTGCTGACAGTGATCGAAGCACACGACATATCGAGATTGCCTTACCGCAAGAAATTACTTATCAAGAAGGAGACCATCTCGGAGTGCTTCCTCACAACAGTGAAGAAATTGTCAACCGTGTGGTACAGAGATTTAAGTTAAACGAAAATGATCAAGTAATGCTCTCAGCAAGTGGGCGAAACGTAACACATTTACCACTTAATGTGCCTGTTAGTATACATGATCTTCTTAGCCATAGTGTGGAATTACAAGAAGCAGCAACCAGAGCTCAAATAAGAGAATTGGCATCTTTTACTAGTTGCCCTCCGCACAAACATGAATTAGAACATTTAGTGGAAGATGGAATTTATCAGGATCAAATATTAAAGAAACGTATTTCCATGTTAGATCTTCTCGAAAAATATGAAGCATGTGAAATGCCGTTTGAGCGTTTTTTAGAACTTCTTCCTGCACTCAAACCGCGTTACTATTCTATTTCAAGTTCAGCACTCGTTGCCAAGGATCGCCTAAGCATTACTGTCAGTGTTGTAAGTGGACCTTCATGGAGTGGACTAGGAGAATATAAAGGGATCGCTTCTAACTATTTAGCTCAATGTAACATTGACGACAATATAGCTTGTTTTATTCGTACTCCGCAATCTAATTTTCAGTTGCCAGAAAATCCAGAAACTCCAATTATTATGGTTGGACCAGGAACTGGGATTGCACCATTTCGAGGTTTCTTACAAGCTCGTCGTATTCAAAGACAGAAGGGGATAAAGTTGGGAGAAGCTCACTTATACTTCGGGTGTCGTGATCCTAAGCAAGATTATCTTTATCGTCAAGAATTAGAGAAAGATGAAACGGATGGTTTAACATCATTGCACACAGCCTTTTCTCGCTTAGAAGGGCAGCCTAAAACATATGTACAGCATTTAATGAGACAAGATGGAGTTCCATTAATTTCATTATTAGATAATGGAGCTCACCTATATGTATGTGGTGATGGTAATCAAATGGCGCCCGATGTAGAAAATACGCTTTGTCAGATTTACCAAGAACACCATAGTGTTAGTGAACAAGAGGCAAAAGATTGGTTGGAGCAGTTACAACGTGAAGGACGGTATGGGAAAGATGTTTGGAGTGGGATTTAA